From the genome of Halomonas sp. I5-271120, one region includes:
- a CDS encoding sodium:solute symporter yields the protein MPYPTLAALGATLVLFTLLGLRARHFNRALGDGVPDDALDDYVTARNSQNASTLGLSFLASGMGAWILFAPPEVGAFAGPVALAGYAIGAALPFLVLAACGPAIRRYLPEGRSIGEFAERRYGAGVRRYVSLISILYMACFLAAELTAIGGITALLSEVSPALVVSGVALTTLLYTALGGLRASLATDRWQAGLLIALLAVVGWLGLSRLPALPEEATMPGIPTGSALSVALTLVIAVTAANLFHQGYWQRVWAAKSGQALGRGALLGGLVTVAVVAVVGGLGILAAMSGVALGEPPMPFFALLIDASAGLKLLGLVLAVTLVASSVDTLQNAIASLAVGDGSERGRTGLGLPMARWLTVALMVPVVVLALQNLSVLRLFLIADLLCASAIVPVLLGLWPRMTTLAAVAGGLAGLVGAVLPGWLEQGSFTAGLLAASFPGGVPTLEPFLGALVASTLLSLTVASLRPAREARAV from the coding sequence ATGCCTTACCCAACGTTAGCCGCGCTGGGCGCGACGCTTGTGCTTTTCACTTTGCTTGGCCTGCGCGCCCGGCATTTCAACAGGGCGCTGGGTGACGGTGTTCCCGATGACGCCCTCGATGACTATGTCACCGCCCGCAACTCCCAGAACGCCTCGACCCTGGGGCTGTCCTTCCTGGCTTCCGGCATGGGGGCGTGGATTCTCTTCGCGCCGCCGGAAGTGGGTGCCTTCGCGGGGCCGGTCGCACTGGCCGGTTATGCCATTGGCGCGGCACTTCCCTTCCTGGTGCTCGCCGCCTGCGGCCCGGCGATCCGCCGCTATCTCCCCGAAGGGCGCAGCATCGGCGAATTCGCCGAGCGTCGCTACGGAGCCGGCGTGCGCCGCTATGTGTCGCTGATTTCTATCCTCTACATGGCCTGCTTCCTGGCGGCGGAGTTGACCGCCATCGGCGGCATCACCGCGCTGCTTTCCGAAGTATCGCCGGCGTTGGTGGTGAGCGGTGTGGCCCTCACCACGTTGCTTTACACGGCGCTCGGTGGGCTGCGGGCGAGCCTCGCCACCGATCGCTGGCAGGCGGGGCTCTTGATTGCGCTGCTGGCGGTGGTCGGCTGGCTGGGCCTGTCGCGGCTGCCGGCTTTGCCGGAAGAGGCTACGATGCCGGGCATCCCCACCGGCAGTGCGCTGTCCGTGGCGTTGACCCTGGTGATCGCGGTCACGGCGGCAAACCTTTTTCATCAGGGCTACTGGCAGCGGGTCTGGGCGGCAAAGAGCGGTCAGGCGCTGGGACGTGGGGCGCTGCTGGGTGGCCTGGTGACCGTAGCGGTGGTGGCGGTGGTCGGGGGCCTGGGCATTCTCGCCGCCATGTCAGGCGTTGCCCTCGGCGAGCCGCCGATGCCGTTCTTTGCCCTGCTGATCGACGCGTCGGCCGGCCTGAAGCTGCTTGGCCTGGTGCTGGCGGTAACGCTGGTGGCCTCGAGCGTCGATACCCTGCAGAACGCTATCGCCTCGCTGGCGGTCGGCGATGGCAGTGAACGCGGCCGGACGGGGCTTGGTCTGCCGATGGCCCGCTGGCTGACGGTGGCGCTGATGGTGCCGGTGGTGGTGCTGGCGCTGCAGAATCTCTCTGTGCTGCGACTGTTCCTGATCGCCGATCTGCTCTGCGCCTCGGCGATCGTGCCGGTGCTGCTCGGCCTGTGGCCGCGCATGACCACCTTGGCGGCGGTGGCCGGCGGTCTGGCGGGCCTTGTGGGTGCCGTGCTGCCCGGCTGGCTGGAACAGGGCAGCTTCACGGCGGGGCTCTTGGCGGCAAGTTTTCCCGGTGGCGTACCGACCCTTGAGCCTTTCCTCGGCGCGCTGGTCGCCTCGACGCTTCTAAGCCTCACCGTTGCATCTCTGCGCCCGGCGCGAGAGGCTCGCGCCGTCTAA
- the ilvD gene encoding dihydroxy-acid dehydratase → MSDTPKDSRRRYSAPVVDGLGKSASRAMLRAVGFTDEDFAKPQVGIASTWSQVTPCNSHIDGLADEASAGADGAGGKGVIFNTITISDGIANGTEGMKYSLVSREVIADSIETVAGCEGFDGLVAIGGCDKNMPGCLIGLARLDRPSVFVYGGTILPGENHTDIVSVFEAVGGHAKGDLDLIDVKHIEETAIPGPGACGGMYTANTMASAIEALGMSLPGSSAQNAVSQAKRDDCAAAGAQVLELLERDIRPSHIMTREAFENAITLVIALGGSTNAVLHLIAMANSIGVELGLDDFTQLGKRVPVLADLRPSGHYMMSELIEIGGIQPLMKMLLEAGLLHGDCLTVTGRTLAENLAGVAPYPDDQRIIAPLDAPLKAESHLRILHGNLAPEGAVAKITGKEGVRFTGTARVFGSEEEAQARINDGTVVAGDVVVIRYEGPRGGPGMREMLTPTSAIMGRGLGDSVALITDGRFSGGSHGFVVGHITPEAFDGGPLALLENGDQITIDAEADTITVALHEDELERRRAAWQQPAPRYRRGVLAKYAKTVSSASTGAVTDLPD, encoded by the coding sequence ATGTCTGACACGCCCAAGGATTCACGCCGGCGCTATTCCGCCCCGGTGGTCGATGGCCTCGGTAAGTCCGCCAGTCGCGCCATGCTGCGCGCGGTGGGCTTTACCGATGAAGACTTCGCCAAGCCCCAAGTGGGCATCGCCTCGACCTGGAGCCAGGTCACGCCCTGCAACAGCCATATCGACGGCCTCGCCGACGAGGCCAGTGCCGGTGCCGATGGCGCCGGTGGCAAGGGCGTGATCTTCAACACCATCACCATCTCCGATGGCATCGCCAACGGCACCGAGGGCATGAAGTATTCCCTGGTCTCGCGGGAGGTGATCGCCGATTCCATCGAAACCGTGGCCGGCTGCGAGGGCTTTGATGGCCTGGTGGCGATCGGCGGCTGCGACAAGAACATGCCGGGCTGCCTGATCGGCCTGGCCCGCCTCGATCGTCCCAGCGTGTTCGTCTACGGCGGCACCATCCTGCCCGGCGAAAACCACACCGATATCGTCTCGGTGTTCGAGGCGGTGGGCGGTCACGCCAAGGGCGATCTCGACCTGATCGACGTCAAGCACATCGAGGAAACCGCGATTCCCGGCCCTGGCGCCTGCGGTGGCATGTACACCGCCAACACCATGGCCTCGGCCATCGAGGCGTTGGGCATGAGCCTTCCTGGCAGCTCGGCGCAGAACGCCGTTTCACAGGCCAAGCGCGACGACTGCGCGGCTGCCGGGGCCCAGGTGCTCGAACTGCTCGAGCGCGATATTCGTCCCTCTCACATCATGACCCGCGAGGCCTTCGAAAACGCCATCACCCTGGTGATCGCGCTGGGCGGTTCTACCAATGCGGTGCTGCACCTGATCGCCATGGCGAATAGTATCGGCGTCGAACTGGGTCTCGACGATTTCACCCAGCTTGGCAAGCGGGTGCCGGTGCTCGCCGACCTGCGCCCCAGCGGCCATTACATGATGAGCGAGCTGATCGAGATTGGCGGCATTCAGCCGCTGATGAAGATGCTGCTGGAGGCAGGACTCCTGCACGGTGATTGCCTGACCGTGACCGGCCGGACACTGGCCGAAAACCTGGCGGGCGTGGCGCCGTATCCCGACGATCAGCGCATCATCGCGCCGCTCGATGCGCCGCTGAAGGCCGAAAGCCACCTGCGCATCCTGCATGGCAACCTGGCGCCGGAAGGGGCGGTGGCCAAGATCACCGGCAAGGAAGGGGTGCGCTTTACCGGCACCGCCCGGGTGTTTGGCTCTGAAGAGGAGGCTCAGGCGCGCATCAATGACGGCACCGTGGTGGCCGGCGACGTGGTGGTGATTCGCTACGAAGGCCCCCGCGGCGGCCCCGGCATGCGGGAGATGCTGACTCCGACCTCGGCGATCATGGGGCGTGGGCTCGGTGATTCGGTGGCGCTGATCACCGATGGGCGCTTCTCCGGGGGCAGTCATGGCTTCGTGGTCGGCCATATCACCCCGGAGGCCTTTGACGGTGGGCCGCTGGCGCTGCTCGAGAATGGCGATCAGATCACCATCGACGCCGAAGCCGACACCATCACCGTGGCGCTTCACGAAGACGAGCTCGAGCGTCGTCGTGCCGCCTGGCAGCAGCCGGCGCCACGTTATCGCCGCGGGGTGCTGGCCAAGTACGCCAAGACGGTGAGTTCCGCCTCGACCGGTGCAGTGACCGACCTGCCTGACTAG